In the Oryzias latipes chromosome 9, ASM223467v1 genome, one interval contains:
- the LOC101166843 gene encoding dematin isoform X1: MIPTHPAQTSPGSVLSLRGTVFPGSPAASITARLEDQIIGYKDLAALPADKAILDIERPDLMIYQPHYVYSTLERSLSPLPSPQSPSKESKECLENPSPGGSSPCSTMLSTRTHSIHTPGTLTALNVASPSSSGSKGSVQHFHRPENGSNIYRRPPIYKQDVMSPGVPQGKHIEDLIIESSKFPAAQPPDPTQPSKIETDYWPCPPSLAVIEKEWKRRNQRFEEDEELDDDGWGLRVLQRQELNKIQSNLGKILLKEELDRSAAPLRRKPRSLPGSSVSQSFFFPSSSKSCLSRLQSAEFHTKTQTGPQNGDSGLDRGNSLPSLEHKIYPYETLVVTHRGRSKLPAGVDRTRLERHLSQEEFFRLFRMSMEEFDRLSLWKRNQLKKKVNLF; encoded by the exons ATGATTCCTACG CATCCGGCCCAGACGTCTCCGGGAAGTGTTCTGTCTCTCAGAGGAACCGTCTTTCCCGGATCTCCTGCTGCCAGCATCACG GCCAGACTGGAGGACCAGATAATCGGGTACAAAGATCTGGCCGCGCTGCCGGCAGACAAAGCCATTCTGGACATCGAGAGACCGGATCTCATGATCTACCAGCCGCACTACGTCTACAGCACTCTGGAG AGGTCCCTGTctcctcttccttctcctcAG AGCCCATCCAAGGAGTCAAAAGAATGCCTGGAGAACCCGTCGCCTGGAGGTTCCTCACCATGTTCCACCATGCTCAGTACCAGAACCCACAGCATCCACACACCAGGGACTCTAACCGCACTAAACGTGGCGAGCCCTTCGTCTTCTGGGTCCAAAGGCAGCGTGCAGCACTTTCACCGCCCAG AAAACGGCTCCAACATCTACAGGAGGCCCCCCATCTACAAGCAAG aTGTGATGTCACCGGGCGTCCCTCAGGGAAAACACATCGAAGATCTAATCATCGAGTCCTCAAAGTTTCCCGCCGCTCAGCCTCCAGATCCCACCCAGCCCTCCAAGATTGAAACAGACTACTGGCCCTGCCCCCCCTCTTTGGCTGTGATTG AAAAAGAGTGGAAGCGGAGGAATCAGAGGtttgaagaggatgaagagttgGATGATGACGGGTGGGGACTGAGAGTTCTTCAGAGACAGGAGCTGAACAAG ATTCAGTCCAATTTGGGTAAAATCCTCCTGAAGGAGGAGCTGGACagatctgctgctcctctgaggAGGAAACCCCGTTCTCTGCCAG GCTCCAGTGTCTCACAgtcgttttttttcccatcatcctctaAGAGCTGTCTGTCCAGA CTGCAGTCAGCAGAGTTCCACACAAAAACCCAGACAG GTCCTCAG AACGGAGACTCCGGATTGGACCGAGGGAACTCGCTGCCCTCGCTGGAACACAAG ATTTACCCGTATGAAACGCTGGTGGTGACCCATAGAGGGCGCTCAAAGCTCCCTGCTGGGGTGGACCGCACCCGACTGGAG
- the LOC101166843 gene encoding dematin isoform X2, protein MIPTHPAQTSPGSVLSLRGTVFPGSPAASITARLEDQIIGYKDLAALPADKAILDIERPDLMIYQPHYVYSTLESPSKESKECLENPSPGGSSPCSTMLSTRTHSIHTPGTLTALNVASPSSSGSKGSVQHFHRPENGSNIYRRPPIYKQDVMSPGVPQGKHIEDLIIESSKFPAAQPPDPTQPSKIETDYWPCPPSLAVIEKEWKRRNQRFEEDEELDDDGWGLRVLQRQELNKIQSNLGKILLKEELDRSAAPLRRKPRSLPGSSVSQSFFFPSSSKSCLSRLQSAEFHTKTQTGPQNGDSGLDRGNSLPSLEHKIYPYETLVVTHRGRSKLPAGVDRTRLERHLSQEEFFRLFRMSMEEFDRLSLWKRNQLKKKVNLF, encoded by the exons ATGATTCCTACG CATCCGGCCCAGACGTCTCCGGGAAGTGTTCTGTCTCTCAGAGGAACCGTCTTTCCCGGATCTCCTGCTGCCAGCATCACG GCCAGACTGGAGGACCAGATAATCGGGTACAAAGATCTGGCCGCGCTGCCGGCAGACAAAGCCATTCTGGACATCGAGAGACCGGATCTCATGATCTACCAGCCGCACTACGTCTACAGCACTCTGGAG AGCCCATCCAAGGAGTCAAAAGAATGCCTGGAGAACCCGTCGCCTGGAGGTTCCTCACCATGTTCCACCATGCTCAGTACCAGAACCCACAGCATCCACACACCAGGGACTCTAACCGCACTAAACGTGGCGAGCCCTTCGTCTTCTGGGTCCAAAGGCAGCGTGCAGCACTTTCACCGCCCAG AAAACGGCTCCAACATCTACAGGAGGCCCCCCATCTACAAGCAAG aTGTGATGTCACCGGGCGTCCCTCAGGGAAAACACATCGAAGATCTAATCATCGAGTCCTCAAAGTTTCCCGCCGCTCAGCCTCCAGATCCCACCCAGCCCTCCAAGATTGAAACAGACTACTGGCCCTGCCCCCCCTCTTTGGCTGTGATTG AAAAAGAGTGGAAGCGGAGGAATCAGAGGtttgaagaggatgaagagttgGATGATGACGGGTGGGGACTGAGAGTTCTTCAGAGACAGGAGCTGAACAAG ATTCAGTCCAATTTGGGTAAAATCCTCCTGAAGGAGGAGCTGGACagatctgctgctcctctgaggAGGAAACCCCGTTCTCTGCCAG GCTCCAGTGTCTCACAgtcgttttttttcccatcatcctctaAGAGCTGTCTGTCCAGA CTGCAGTCAGCAGAGTTCCACACAAAAACCCAGACAG GTCCTCAG AACGGAGACTCCGGATTGGACCGAGGGAACTCGCTGCCCTCGCTGGAACACAAG ATTTACCCGTATGAAACGCTGGTGGTGACCCATAGAGGGCGCTCAAAGCTCCCTGCTGGGGTGGACCGCACCCGACTGGAG